One Papaver somniferum cultivar HN1 chromosome 10, ASM357369v1, whole genome shotgun sequence genomic window carries:
- the LOC113318061 gene encoding pentatricopeptide repeat-containing protein At1g74850, chloroplastic-like gives MTLTFSPSISNPAITSTFLRPSNGETPYFSFFQLKRPSFLRITQRRLISNSIKPPRAKPKELILGNPSVTVEKGKYSYDVETLINKLSSLPPRGSIARCLDVFKNKLSLNDFVLVFKEFAQRGDWQRSLRLFKYMQRQIWCKPNEHIYTIMIGLLGREGLLDKCAEVFDEMPAHGVSRSVFSFTALINAYGRNGQYKVSLELLDRMKSERISPSILTYNTIIHACVRGGLDWEGLLGLFAQMRHDGIQPDLVTYNTLLGACASRALGDEAEMVFRGMNEAGIVPDITTHAYLVETFGKLEKLEKVSELLKEMESEGNLPEITSYNVLLEAYADAGSINEAMGVFRQMQSAGCTPNAVTYSILLNLYGRNGRYDDVRDLFLEMKVSNTEPDATTYNILIQVFGKGGYFKEVVTLFHDMVEENVEPDMETYEGLIFACGKGGLHEDTKRILLHMTEKGVVPSSKAYTGVIEAYGQAALYEEALVAFNTMHEVGSSATVETYNSLIHTFGRGGLYRECEALLYRMGETGVGKNTYTYNGLIEAFRQGGQFEDALKAYVEMEKARCVPNEWTLEAVLSVYCSAGLVDESKEQFQEIVSSGIVPSVMCYCMLLSVYAKGDRWDDVHELLEEMITNRVSNAHQVIGRMIKGEYDDDSNWQMVEYVFDKFTSEGCGLGLRFYNSLLEALWWLGQKKRASRVLHEATTRGLFPELYRKSNLVWSADVHRMSVGGALTATSIWLIDVLDMLKNKEDLPHLASVVVVRGEMEKSSITKEFSIAKAVYSFLNDSVSTLFCFPGWNKGRVICHRAQLKRILSGFAQSSTDESTTTTENFITLNDSTFPDPGSPANNFSDGQNVEPDIDRGIRKSKVMTATV, from the exons atgacCTTAACATTTTCTCCTTCTATCTCTAACCCAGCCATAACTTCAACATTCCTCAGACCCTCTAATGGGGAAACCCCATATTTCTCTTTCTTTCAATTAAAAAGACCATCTTTTCTTCGTATCACTCAAAGAAGACTAATTTCGAATTCAATCAAACCACCCAGAGCAAAACCCAAAGAATTAATCTTGGGAAATCCATCAGTTACAGTAGAGAAAGGTAAGTACAGTTATGATGTAGAAACACTAATCAATAAACTTAGTAGTTTACCACCAAGAGGTAGTATTGCTCGTTGTTTAGATGTTTTCAAGAACAAACtttctttgaatgattttgtATTGGTTTTTAAAGAATTTGCTCAGAGAGGAGATTGGCAAAGATCACTTAGGTTATTCAAATATATGCAGAGACAAATTTGGTGCAAGCCtaatgaacatatttatacaattATGATTGGTCTACTTGGTAGAGAAGGATTATTGGATAAATGCGCAGAGGTATTTGATGAAATGCCAGCTCATGGAGTTTCGAGGAGTGTGTTTTCATTTACTGCTTTGATTAACGCTTACGGTCGGAACGGTCAGTATAAGGTTTCACTTGAGCTTCTTGATAGAATGAAATCAGAAAGGATTTCGCCTAGTATTTTAACTTATAATACTATAATCCATGCTTGTGTTAGAGGTGGATTGGATTGGGAGggtttattaggattatttgcacaaATGAGGCATGATGGAATTCAACCGGATCTTGTAACTTATAATACTTTACTTGGTGCTTGTGCTAGTAGAGCATTGGGTGATGAGGCAGAAATGGTTTTTAGGGGTATGAATGAAGCTGGAATTGTTCCAGATATTACTACACATGCTTATCTTGTCGAAACATTTGGGAAATTAGAGAAACTTGAGAAGGTTTCTGAGCTTTTAAAGGAGATGGAGTCAGAAGGGAATTTGCCTGAGATTACCTCCTATAATGTGTTATTGGAGGCTTATGCTGATGCTGGGTCTATAAATGAAGCCATGGGTGTATTTCGACAGATGCAGTCGGCAGGGTGTACGCCGAATGCTGTGACTTACAGTATTTTATTAAATTTGTATGGGAGAAACGGGCGGTATGATGACGTACGTGACCTTTTTCTGGAGATGAAAGTGAGTAATACAGAACCAGATGCCACAACTTATAACATTCTTATACAGGTTTTTGGTAAAGGGGGTTATTTTAAGGAGGTGGTTACTTTGTTTCATGATATGGTGGAAGAAAATGTTGAACCAGATATGGAAACTTATGAGGGTTTGATATTTGCTTGTGGGAAAGGTGGGCTTCATGAAGATACTAAACGAATTCTCTTGCACATGACTGAGAAAGGAGTTGTGCCAAGCTCTAAAGCTTATACAGGAGTTATTGAAGCTTATGGACAGGCTGCATTGTATGAGGAGGCTCTCGTAGCATTCAATACGATGCATGAAGTTGGGAGCAGCGCAACTGTTGAAACATACAATTCGCTGATACATACATTTGGTAGGGGTGGGCTATACAGGGAATGTGAAGCGTTACTCTATAGGATGGGTGAGACTGGTGTCGGTAAGAATACTTACACATATAATGGATTGATTGAGGCTTTTAGACAAGGAGGTCAGTTTGAGGATGCGCTGAAGGCTTATGTAGAGATGGAAAAGGCAAGATGTGTTCCAAATGAATGGACCCTTGAGGCAGTTTTAAGTGTTTATTGCTCTGCTGGTCTTGTTGATGAGAGCAAGGAGCAATTTCAGGAAATTGTATCTTCAGGGATTGTGCCAAGCGTCATGTGCTACTGTATGTTGCTGTCTGTGTACGCAAAAGGTGACAG GTGGGATGACGTCCATGAGTTGCTGGAAGAGATGATTACTAATCGTGTTTCCAATGCTCATCAAGTAATAGGGCGGATGATAAAAGGGGAGTACGATGATGACTCTAACTGGCAGATGGTAGAGTATGTGTTCGATAAATTTACATCCGAAGGTTGTGGTTTGGGGTTAAGATTTTACAATTCGCTTTTAGAAGCATTGTGGTGGTTGGGCCAAAAAAAACGAGCTTCTAGAGTTCTCCATGAAGCTACAACACGAGGTCTGTTCCCGGAGTTGTACCGTAAGAGCAATCTCGTGTGGTCAGCCGATGTCCATAG GATGTCAGTAGGTGGTGCTCTTACTGCCACTTCAATCTGGCTCATTGATGTGCTTGACATGTTAAAAAATAAGGAGGATCTCCCTCATCTGGCATCTGTTGTAGTAGT GCGAGGAGAGATGGAGAAGAGCTCTATAACAAAGGAATTCTCCATTGCAAAAGCAGTATATTCGTTTCTGAATGATAGTGTCTCAACATTGTTCTGTTTTCCTGGGTGGAACAAAGGCCGTGTGATATGCCACAGGGCTCAGCTAAAACGTATTCTGTCAGGGTTTGCACAGTCATCCACAGATGAGTCCACCACCACAACAGAGAACTTCATTACTTTAAATGACTCCACATTTCCAGATCCAGGATCACCCGCAAATAATTTCAGCGACGGCCAAAATGTTGAGCCAGATATCGATAGAGGAATTAGAAAGTCAAAGGTTATGACAGCCACAgtgtag